The DNA window TCAGCGCGCGGCTTTATGTTCGCCGTAGGCTGCATTCAATCGCAGAGTTGTCACACCAACCACTGCCCGACCGGCGTCGCCACTCAGGATCCGCTGCGACAGAAAGCGCTGGTGGTGCCAAACAAGGCGGAGCGCGTCTACCATTTTCACCAGAACACGGTGAAGGCGCTGGCGGAAATGTTGGCAGCGGCCGGGGTCAGCCGGCCGGAACAGCTGACTTCACACCATATGCTGCGCCGCATTACCTCAACGGAAATCAAGGTCTATGCCGACATCTATTACTACCTGAAACCTGGGGCGCTGTTGCAAAAAGAGATTGAAAGCGATTTCTATGCGCGCATGTGGCGTATGGCGACACCAAACAGTTTCGATCAGGCGATCGCCCTGCCGGTTTAAGCGGTGGATTGTCCCCTCGCCTCAGGGAAGGACTTTGGAGAGGGGGTTGCTTGCTACAGCAGCCCTCCCCCTCGGTGGCGAGAGGACATGTTGGTTACTGTTTACGCACCGGGGCGTTACCGGCCACGTAGTATTCTGCAGTGCTGCGCGGCAGCGGCGTGCGTTGGCGGATACGGTCGGCGATTTTCTCGGCGATCATGATAGTGGTGGCATTCAGATTACCGGTAATGATCAACGGCATAATTGACGCATCCACCACCCGCAGCCCTTCCAGGCCGTGCACCCGGCCCTGACCATCCACCACCGCCATTTCGTCTTCACCCATTTTGCATGAGCAGGAAGGATGGAAGGCGGTTTCGGCATGTTCACGAACAAAAGCGTCCAACTGCTCGTCGGTCTGCACTTCCGGCCCTGGGCTTATCTCACGACCACGGTATTCATCCAACGCCGGCTGCGCCATGATTTCACGCGTGATGCGGATGGCATCGCGGAACTCCTGCCAGTCCTGCTCGGTCGCCATATAGTTGAACAAGATGCTCGGGTGCTGGCGCGGATCTTTGGATTTGACCTGCACCCGGCCACGGCTCGGGGAGCGCATCGAACCGACGTGTGCCTGGAAACCGTGCTCTTTCACCGCATTACTGCCGTTGTAGTTAATCGCTACCGGCAGGAAATGATACTGAATGTTCGGCCAGGCAAACTCTTCACGGCTGCGGATAAAACCACCGGCTTCAAACTGGTTACTGGCACCAATACCGCTGCCATTGAATAGCCATTCCGCACCGATTTTAGGCTGGTTAAACCATTGCAACGCCGGGTACAGCGACACCGGTTTTTTACAGGCGTACTGCAGGTACATTTCCAGATGATCTTGCAGGTTTTCACCCACCCCCGGCAGTTCGTGTACCAGATCAATATCCAGACGGTTCAGCAAGGCGGCCGGCCCCACGCCGGAGCGCTGCAGGATCTGTGGCGAGGCGATCGCCCCGGCGCACAGCAGCACTTCCCGACGCGCACGGGCACTGGTGACATCCTTTGCTTCACCCTGCAAGTAGTCAACGCCCACCGCCCGCTTGCCGTCGAAGCGGATGCGATCGGTCAGCGCGTGGGTCACAATCTTCAAATTAGGGCGAGAACGCGCCTGATCCAGATAACCGCGAGCGGTGCTGGCACGACGACCTTTCGGCGTGACGGTACGATCCATCGGGCCGAAGCCTTCCTGCTGGTAGCCGTTCAGATCCTCGGTACGCGGGTAGCCTGCCTGAACGCCAGCCTCCACCATCGCGTGGAATAATTCGTTGTTACCGGCTTTCGGCGTGGTAACGCTGACCGGGCCATCACCGCCGTGAAAATCGTTCGGCCCGATATCGCGGGTTTCCGCCTTGCGGAAATACGGCAGACAATCCAGGTAGCTCCAGTCTTCCAGACCCGGTGCCTTCGCCCAGTTATCGAAATCCATCGCGTTGCCGCGGATGTAGCACATGCCATTTATCAGCGATGAACCGCCCAGTCCCTTACCACGGCCACATTCCATGCGGCGATTGTTCATGTGCGGCTCAGGGTCGGTTTCATAGGCCCAGTTGTAACGGCGGCCCTGCAGCGGGAATGCCAACGCCGCCGGCATCTGAGTGCGAAAATCCATCCGATAGTCCGGGCCGCCGGCTTCCAGCAGCAGCACGCTGACGTCAGCGTCTTCGGTTAAACGGGTGGCTAATACGTTACCGGCCGAGCCGGCCCCGATAATGATGTAATCGTATTCCATCGATTATCTCCTGATAGGCAATGCGCCTGACGCGGACGCGCCAGGCGAAAGAAAGAAAAAGCGGGGATAGTTAAAATACCGAGGCGTATTCGCCCAGCTCGACCTGCACTGATTTGATCTGGGTGTAGTGCTCCAGCGTCATCAGGCCGTTTTCTCGAC is part of the Serratia quinivorans genome and encodes:
- the betA gene encoding Choline dehydrogenase is translated as MEYDYIIIGAGSAGNVLATRLTEDADVSVLLLEAGGPDYRMDFRTQMPAALAFPLQGRRYNWAYETDPEPHMNNRRMECGRGKGLGGSSLINGMCYIRGNAMDFDNWAKAPGLEDWSYLDCLPYFRKAETRDIGPNDFHGGDGPVSVTTPKAGNNELFHAMVEAGVQAGYPRTEDLNGYQQEGFGPMDRTVTPKGRRASTARGYLDQARSRPNLKIVTHALTDRIRFDGKRAVGVDYLQGEAKDVTSARARREVLLCAGAIASPQILQRSGVGPAALLNRLDIDLVHELPGVGENLQDHLEMYLQYACKKPVSLYPALQWFNQPKIGAEWLFNGSGIGASNQFEAGGFIRSREEFAWPNIQYHFLPVAINYNGSNAVKEHGFQAHVGSMRSPSRGRVQVKSKDPRQHPSILFNYMATEQDWQEFRDAIRITREIMAQPALDEYRGREISPGPEVQTDEQLDAFVREHAETAFHPSCSCKMGEDEMAVVDGQGRVHGLEGLRVVDASIMPLIITGNLNATTIMIAEKIADRIRQRTPLPRSTAEYYVAGNAPVRKQ